The sequence below is a genomic window from Bradyrhizobium septentrionale.
AGAACCTCGTCAACATGAAGAAGGGCGACAAGGCGTTCTTCTATCATTCCAACGAAGGCAAGGAGATCGTCGGCATCGCCGAGATCATCAAAGAGGCCTATCCGGACCCGACCGACAAAACCGGCAAGTTCGTCTGCGTCGACATCAAGGCCGACAAGCCGCTGAAGACACCGGTGACGATGGCCGCGATCAAGGCCGACAAGAAACTCGCCGACATGGCGCTGGTGAAGTATTCGCGGCTCTCGGTGCAGCCGGTGACTGCGGAGGAATGGAAGTACGTCTGCAAGATGGGTGGGCTTTAGCGTTCCAACGAAGTCCACCGTCGTCCCGGCGCAGGCCGGGACCCATAACCACAGGCGAGCATTATTAGAGCGCGCTGTGGCTCCAGCTTGTTTCCGCAATCAACATTTGGGGTAATGGGTCCCGGCCTTCGCCGGGACGACGTAGAGTTCGGAGCTTTACGCCCCGGCCGCCATCACCACCTGCGCCAGCAGCTGCTCGCGCTTGGACTGGGTGCGGTAGCCTCCCATCGTCGCGGCGAAGCGTTCGAGGATGCCGTCCTCGAAGGCAGTGACGATGGTGTCGTGGACGTAGCTCTTGCGGCAGATCGCCGGCGTGTTGGAGAGCTGGTCGGCGGCGGCGCGGATCGCATCCAGCACCTGGCGCTTGCGGCCGCGCTGGCTGGTGGCCGGCGTGATCCGCGACAGCGACTCCACGACGACGGCCGACGCCATCAGCGTGCGGAAATCCTTCAGCGAGATCTTGATGCCGGCGATCTCGCGCAGGAACGCGTTCACCGCCGTGGTCGAGGCGGCGCGAACGACGCCGGAGCGGTCGTGATACTGGAACATGCGCTTGCCCGGGACACCGCGCAGAATGCCGATCGCCCGCACCAGCTTGGCCGCGTCGCATTCCTTGCGCACGGCCTTGCCGCCCTTGGCCTTGAAGGTCAGCACCAGAGAATCGTCTTCCAGCGTGACGTTGGACTTCAAAAGCGTGGTGGCGCCGCGGGTGCCGTTGAGGCGGGCATAGGATTCGTTGCCGGGCCGGATCGCGGTGCGCGCGATCAGCTCGATCACCGCCGACAGCGCGAATTCGCGCGTCGGCTCTTCGCCGGACAGGAACGCCGAGACCTTGCGCCGGATCTTCGGCAGCGCCGCCACGAGCTTGGCCAGGCGATGCGCCTTGCGCTGCTCGCGGACCTTCTCCCAATCGGCGTGATAACGGTATTGCAAACGACCTGCGGCATCGCGGCCGACCGCCTGCAAATGCGAGCTAGGATCGCTGGAATAGCGCACCTGGCGATAGGCCGGCGGAACCGCCATGGCGTGCAGCCGACGGATCGTCCGCGCATCGCGGACCCGCGAGCCATTGGCACGAACGAATGAATAGTTCTTGCCGCGCTTGATGCGGCGGATGGTCAGCTCGTTCTGGTCGCCGAGCCGCAGGCCCAGATCGCGCGCGAGATCCTCGACCGAGGTCTTGATGGGCGCGTCGAGGTTGAGCTTGGCCCGCGGCGGCTGCAACTTTGCCTGCGGCCGCTTGGGCCACTGGCCTAGCGCCTTCGCCAGGGCGACAGCGGGATCGGCGGACATGGGCCGCACAGCCGCGATGTTCTGCTGATCCATCATACTTCCAAGACGCCTTGCTCCGCTGTTCTCCCGGTAATGCCGTTGCTTCGGGCTTCGTTCCGGTCGGGCCGTCCCGGCCTCGGAAAGGCGATTTAGGGCGTCGGGGCCGACATTGCGAGTCGCGAATCAGTTATTGACGGTTCCTAATTACCTTTCATGGGTGCCATTCGCCCCGTAACCTTGATTTTGGTCCCTCCGGGACCGGTCAAAATGGCGAGATCACTGCCCGGAACCGGGTTTGGGAGGGCCGAGCAGGCCGGGCCGGACTCGCGCAGACCAGGTCGGAGATCGTGCCCCTTCGTGCCAATTCCGCGCTGGCATGCCGCCTAATGCCGGTGGCCGAACCGCTGGCCCGCGGGCAGGGATTGCGGAGGTCGCCGGTGTCGTCTCGACAAAATTTCCGGCCGCGGGCCGTCAGGCCACGCCAGTCGCCGGCCAAGCAATTGTCAGCGGCGAGCAGCGCAGCGGCGTCCGACACTTCGTTCAACTCTGCCTGAAGCCGTCCATCTAAATCGGCGCCGGCGTATCGTCATCGTGGGCGACTTTGCCGCGGTGGCGGCGAGCGGCGCTGGGAGCGACATCACTACGACCAAGAGACCAGTGACGCGGTGCGCGTGATCGCGCATAGGTTTCTCTCGTCAACGAGGCGCGGTAAACCGCCCATCAGATGCGGAAGCCGGCGGAATGTCCGGCGGCTTCCCGCGACGAAAGTGACAGTCCTTTTTCCTTGCCGGGCCGGAATGCGGCAACGCATAATCGCGGCAATGATCAAGACGGCTTGCCGTCGCGTCGTGTGCGATCGGCAATGAGTGGAGGAAAGCGATGTCCGAGAAGATCTATGACGTGTCGGCCGATTGGGCCAAGCGCGCCTACGTCAACGACGCCAAATATCGCGAGATGTACGCGCGCTCGGTCAAGGACCCCAACGGCTTCTGGGCCGAGCACGGCAAGCGGATCGACTGGATCAAGCCCTTCAGCAAGGTCGAGAACGTCTCCTTTGCGCCCGGTAACATCTCGATCAAATGGTTCGAGGATGGCGTTTTGAACGTCGCCTGGAATTGCATCGACCGGCATCTCGAGAAGCGCGGCGACCAGACCGCGATCATCTGGGAGGGCGACGACCCCTCCGAGTCCAGGCACATCACCTACCGCCAGCTGCACGACGAAGTCTGCAAGATGGCCAACATCCTGCGCACCCGGAACGTCAAGAAGGGCGACCGCGTCACGATCTATTTGCCGATGATTCCGGAAGCGGCCTACGCCATGCTGGCCTGCGCGCGGATCGGCGCGATCCATTCGGTGGTGTTCGGCGGCTTCTCGCCGGACAGCCTCGCCCAGCGCATCAAGGACTGCGACTCGAAGGTCGTCATCACCGCGGACGAAGGCCTGCGCGGCGGCAAGAAGGTGCCGCTGAAGGCCAATGTCGATGCCGCCATCGCCAAGACCGGCGGCGTCGACTGGGTCGTGGTGGTGAAGCGCACCGGTGGCAAGATCGAGATGAACCCGACCCGCGACCTCTGGTATCACGAGGCCGCCGAGATGGTGACGACGGAATGCCCGGCCGAGCACATGCACGCCGAGGACCCGCTGTTCATCCTCTACACCTCAGGCTCGACCGGCACGCCGAAGGGCGTGCTGCACACCTCCGGCGGCTATCTCGTGTTCGCCTCGATGACGCATCAATATGTGTTCGACTATCACGACGGCGACATCTACTGGTGCACCGCCGACGTCGGCTGGGTCACTGGTCACAGCTACATCCTCTACGGGCCGCTCTGTAACGGCGCGACCACGCTGATGTTCGAGGGCGTGCCGAACTACCCGGACAATTCGCGCTTCTGGAACGTGGTCGACAAGCACAAGGTCAACATCTTCTACACCGCGCCGACCGCGATCCGCGCGCTGATGCAGGGCGGCGACGAGCCGGTGAAGAAGACCTCGCGCCAATCGCTGCGCCTGCTCGGCTCGGTCGGCGAGCCGATCAATCCGGAAGCCTGGGAATGGTATTACCGCGTGGTCGGCGACGAGCGCTGCCCGATCGTCGACACCTGGTGGCAGACCGAGACCGGCGGCATCTTGATCACGCCGCTGCCGGGCGCCACCAAGCTGAAGCCGGGATCGGCGACGCGGCCGTTCTTCGGCGTGGTGCCGGAGATCGTCGACGCCGACGGCAAGACCTTGGAGGGAGAGACCTCGGGCAATCTCTGCCTGACCAAGTCATGGCCCGGCCAGATGCGCACGGTCTATGGCGATCATGCCCGGTTCGAGCAGACCTATTTCTCGACCTACAAGAACAAGTATTTCACCGGCGACGGCTGCCGGCGGGATGCCGACGGCTATTACTGGATCACCGGCCGTGTCGACGACGTCATCAACGTCTCCGGCCACCGCATGGGCACCGCCGAGGTCGAGAGCTCGCTGGTCGCGCATGAGGCGGTGTCGGAAGCCGCGGTGGTCGGCTATCCGCACGACATCAAGGGCCAGGGCATCTATGCCTATGTCACGCTGATGAAGGGCACCGAGCCGACGGAAGCGCTGCGCAAGGAGCTGGTCGCCTGGGTCCGCAAGGATATCGGCCCGATCGCCTCGCCGGATCTGATCCAGTTCGCGCCCGGCCTGCCGAAGACGCGCTCCGGCAAGATCATGCGCCGCATCCTGCGCAAGATCGCCGAGGACGAGCCGTCGAGCCTCGGCGACACCTCGACCTTGGCCGATCCCGCCGTGGTCGACGACCTCGTCGAGAACCGGCAGAACAAAAAGTAGGCACCACGAGAGGTGACCTTGCTCCGGCATTTGATTGGTCGCGCAGTCCAGCTGGCCTGCGCGATCCCTGTTTTTCTCTTCAGCACGTTGCCCGCGCCCGCCCAACAGGCGTCCACGCTGCCCCCCGATAATTTTGCTTACTTTTACCAGGATCCGCGACCGGAGCGTCTCACCGAGATTTTCGCTAGCGTGCAAAATACCGCAACAAGCTGGATTGCATTTCCTCCGCTGACAGGCTTGCTGGCGGCCGATTTCAAGTCTCACCCGGAACACATCGACAGGCTTGTCCCGATCGTTAAGGACGTCAAAGCCTCCTATGCCCTGATCACCGCCGCGCGGTTGTCCGGCCAACCGGCGAAGGCCGAGATGCTTCGGGCCAAATTCACCAACCTTGGTTTCGATCAAACACTCAACGCCGAGTTCGCAGGTATTCCGACTCGCTTCGAAGACCTGCAAATCACCCGGCCTACCCACCTGGATATCTTGTGGGGCGCATCGTTCGCTGCCGGCGACAGCCGCTATGTCATGCCGATCGTCGACTACTTCGCTGCCGCCGCGAACACGTCCGAACTCGTAGCGATCGACATTACCAAGACGGCCGTTGAAATGACGGGCGGTCCCAAAGGCACCATTGCCGGCTTGAAAGCAAAATATGGCGATGCCGGCGCCATGCAGATGATCCTTGCAGCGACAGCGTTATGGGCGATCGCTTCCAATTCGCGCCAGCACGACTACGTCAAGCAAACGGTCGTCAGATATGTCGGGGATCACCCGGGCGCCCCCGCGACTAAAGCGCTCTCCGCGCTGCCTGCACTGAAGTAGATCTAAACGCACGCCCCTTCCTCCCACCACGCCGTTCCGAACGGTGCCTCTTCCATTTTCACGGGGTGGACCCTTTCACGGGATTGTCAGAGGCAAGGCAGCACTGTGGCGCGTTTGTGGCCAAGTGTTGTTTTCAGGTCATTTACTTTAATCCGAACTTTTTCTTCTCTCCCGCCATCAGGACGGTTCTCGCGGCCGGTGTGAAACCACCCGGTTAAGACACGCAGTTAATATTGCGTGCGCGAGACCGGCGGGCCCATTTTTTCAGGGCTCTGCACCTTCGTTTTTGGCTCCCTCATTGGGGCCGTTGGGAAGTGGAGAGGTTGATGTCGTTGAAGGTTGCGGTGGCGCTGGCTGCCACCCTTGGTGCTGTTGTTTCGATGTCGCAGACGGCCGAAGCGCGGCCGGAAATGGTGGGAATGCACGGTGACGCTTACGAGCCGGGCACCATCGTGGTGAAGACCAACGAACGGCGGCTGTATCTCATTCTCGATTCCGGCCATGCCGTGCGTTATCCGGTCGGCGTCGGCAAGTCCGGCAAGCAGTGGGCCGGCACCACAAGGATCGACGGCAAGTATCGCTACCCGGCCTGGTCGCCGCCCGCCGAGGTCAAGCGCGACAAGCCGAGCATCCCGAACGTGATTGCGGGCGGTTCGCCGGCCAATCCGATGGGCGTGGCCGCGATGACGCTGACCGGCGGCGAATATGCCATCCACGGCACCAACCGGCCGGGCTCGGTCGGCGGCTTCGTGTCCTACGGCTGCATCCGCATGCTGAACGACGACATTACCGATCTCTATTCGCGCGTTTCGGTCGGCACGACGGTCGTCGTCACCCGCTGATCACTACAAATCTCTCACCGAAGAAAAGCCGCGCCTACGCGCGGCTTTTTGTTTGCCGATCCGGTGCCGTGGAACGGTGGATGTGATCGCTGGCGCTTAGCGGATCAAATTTCCACACCAGCCGAAGCGGTGGCCGCCATTGTAGGCGCGCGCATGGCCGGCCGCGAGCAGCGCCGCCGAGACGTTGTCGGTCTTCTTCGTCGCAACGTCGGCGACGACGCGTCCCTGATATTTGTCGGGACCGATATTGTAGATCGCGACATCGCCCTGGCCGAGCAGGTCGCGCAGCGCGACGGTTGCCGCTTCCGCCATCTGCAGTTCGTGCTGACAGGACGCCTTCAGCTCCGGCGCGTCGATGCCGCGCAGCCGGACCCGCGTGAAGAGATCAGGGCCCGGCGCGAGATGCACCCGCGCCTCGAAGGTGTCGCCATCGATCGTCCTGACGACATCGACGCTGTGCCTGGCGTCAGGCGCGCCGGCACGTTGCCAGATCACGTCAGTGTCGCGCGACCGGTTCAACGACCAGTGCGACGGCACCCATTGAGGCACCCATTGGCGGATCGGAAGCATGCTGCCGACGGCGATGCCGAGAACGAACACCCAGGGCAGCGCCGCCGAGACGCGCCGGCCCCACGGTGATCTTCGGAAGGGCGGACGTCCCGTCCCACGATAAGGATTTATTCTCTCGTATGGGGACATATTCCCAGACTGGCCTGAGTCGGACCGCCAGGCAAGACTCTCGCAAGACCCTTAAGAAGTCCGGCTCTCAGAAGTCCGAGGCGATGCCCTTGGTCTCCCAATCACCGTAGCGGGTCGGTTCCGGCCCCTTCGGGCCCTGGAATTCCTTCGGCCGTGCGGCCGCTTCCTGCGCGGCTAGCTCCTCGGCGGCCTTGCGCCGCGCCGCGGCCTCGGCGAGCGCGCGCTGCGCCGCCGGCGTCAATGGCTTGCGCGCCACGGGTTCCGGCGGCGATGCAGATTTCTCAGACGCAGATTTCTCAGACATGGCAGACTTTCTTGGCAAAACTTTCTGCCAGCGCAATTCGTATCTCAGTGTCGGCTCAGTGACGGCATCACGATCGCGAAATCCCGCAAGGCGATTCTTACATTTGGCATATTCGCATGCCAGAGGTGTTTTCGAGTTGATGGCATGAGCCGAATGTAACTCCAGCACCTTCGAGATATCTCCGCTACATGCCTCCTTCAAGATTTGCAGTTCCTGCCGAAGTCCCCGGTCTCGCGGCGCGCCGTATCGCGGCCGACATCCTCGACGGCGTGCTGCACAAGCACCGCACGCTCGACGATCAGCTCGACGGCGCCGGCGCGCATCCCGGCCTGAAATCACTCGCCGATCGCGACCGCGCGCTGATGCGCCGGCTGGTCTCGACCATCCTGCGCAAGCTCGGCACGCTCGGCCATCTGCTGTCGCGCCTGCTCGATCGCGGCATCCCGACCGATGCGCCGCGCGCGCAGAGCGCGCTCCTGATCGGCGCCGCGCAGATCCTCTGGATGGATGTGCCTGATCACGCCGCGGTCGATCTCTCGGTGCGGCTGGTGCAGTCGGACCGGCGCGCGGCGAAATATGCCGGGCTCGTCAACGCCGTGCTGCGCCGCTGCGCGCGCGAGGGCCAGGGCCTGATCGATGAGACCAGCACGCAGACGCTGGACCTGCCGCAATGGATGCTGGCGCGCTGGGACGCGCATTACGGCGAATCGACCGCGCGCGACATGGCGCTGGCGCTCGGCCATGAGCCGTCGCTCGACCTCACGGTGAAGTCGGACGCGCCGCAATGGGCGAGCCGCCTGCATGGCGAGACGCTGCCGACGGGAACCGTGCGCACGCTGCTGCAGGGGTCCGTCACGATGCTGCCGGGCTTTGCCGAAGGCCATTGGTGGGTGCAGGACGCCGCCGCCGCGCTGCCGGTGCGGCTGTTCGGCGACATCAAGGACAAGGCGATCGCCGACCTCTGCGCGGCGCCCGGCGGCAAGACCGCCCAGCTCGCGCTGGCAGGCGCGCATGTCACCGCGATCGACCGCTCGCCGGCGCGGGTCGCGCGGCTGCGCGACAATCTCACGCGGTTGGCCTTGGAGGCCGAGACGGTCGTCGCCGACGCCGCCGAATGGTCTGCTGCGGCCGGAAGCTTTGACGGTATTCTGGTCGACGCGCCCTGCAGCTCGACCGGAACCATCCGCCGCCATCCCGACGTCGCCTGGCTGCGCCAGGAAGGCGATATCGCGGCGCTATCGGCCCTGCAGAAGCGGCTGCTGCAAAAGGCCACCCATCTGCTGAAGCCGGGCGGCACGCTGGTCTACTGCACCTGCTCGCTGGAGCCGGAAGAAGGCGAGCAGGCGATTGCAGCGCTGCTGGCGAGCGAAGCGGGCCTGCGCCGTGCGCCGGTCGAGAAGGACGAGGTCGCCGGCCTCGACGACATCATTACCGCCGACGGCGATCTGCGCACCCTGCCCTGCCATCTGCCCAATGCCGACCCACGGCTGGGCGGGCTGGACGGGTTTTACGCCGCCAGGCTGGTTAAGTCCTGATTTTAAACTTCAGTCTTCTAAGCTCGAAGTGATTCGTGCGGTATCAAGAGGGTGTCTTGGCCGCGTTTCCGGATTAAATAAGGATTCGTTGAAAATTCCCTCCCCTCAAGGTTAGGCGTGTCGGTCGCTCAAAGCAGACGCATCTCGACGCTGATTGCTGGCCGCTTCGCGCGCAGCGTGATCGCGCGCGCCAGCGGGAGCACGGTTGCGCTGTCGCGGCTGTGGCCTGGCCGCACCGACCGGCTGATCATCGCCCCGCATGATCTGAGGACCGCCGACGCCACCCGCGCCGCCGAGATCTATGCCGGCCGATTCGTCTTCGCCGGCAAGATCGTCACCTGCCACGGCCGCTCGATCTTCGACCTCGAGCCGCCGTCGGAGGATTGGGAAGCCGCCCTGCTCGGCTTCGGCTGGCTGCGCCATCTGCGCGCTGCCGACACCGCGCTGACCCGCGCCAACGCCCGCTCGCTGGTCGACGACTGGATCTCCAACCAGGCGCGCAGGCGGCCGCTGGAGCGCCGCGCCGATGTCCGCGCGCGGCGCGTGATCTCGCTGTTGTCGCAGGCGCCGCTGGTGCTCGGCGATACCGACGGAAAATTCTACCGCAAATATCTGCGCGGGCTGGCGCGCGAGATCCGCTATCTGCGCTACTCCATCCTCGACAATGACGGCGTGCCGCGCCTGCAGGTGCTGATCGCGCTGTGCTACGCCTCGCTCTGCCTCGCCAACCAGGCGCGCAATATCAAGACGACCACGCGCAAGCTGTCGGACGAATTGCAGCGCCAGATCCTGCCCGATGGCGGCCACATCTCGCGCAACCCCGGCGCACTGGTCGAGCTGCTCAGCGATCTCTTGCCGCTGCGACAGACCTTTGCTGCACGGAATATCGCGCCGCCGTCGGCGCTGCTCAACGCCATCGACCGCATGATGCCGATGCTGCGCTTCTTCCGTCACGGCGACGGCAGCTTCGCGCTGTTCAACGGCATGTCGACCGCGCCGTCCGATCTGGTCGCGACGCTGCTCGCCTATGACGACACCCGCGGCGTGCCGATGGCGAGCATGCCGCATAGCGGCTTCCAGCGCCTCGATGCCGGCACCACGGCGTTGATCATCGACACCGGCCCGCCGCCGCCGCCAAGCGTCAGCCAGGATGCGCATGCCGGCTGCCTGTCGTTCGAACTCTCCTCGGGGCCGAGCCGCATCGTCGTGAATTGCGGCATGCCGTCGACCGGGCGCGACAATTGGCGGCCGTTCGCACGCTCCACCGCCGCGCATGCGACGCTGACCTATCGCGACACCTCGTCGTGCCAGTTCGTCGAGCTGTCGGCGATGAAGCGGCTGTTGCGCGGCGCGCCGATCACCAGCGGCCCCAACAATGTCGAGAGCTACCGCGAGGCCGTCCCCGACGGCGACGTGCTCACCGCCTCGCATGACGGCTATCTCTCGCGCTTCGGCGTGATCCACCGCCGCGTGCTGATGGTCTCCCAGGACGGCACCCGGCTCGAAGGCGAGGACTCGCTGTCGCCGGCGCCGGGCGGCCGCATCAAGGGCAGCGAGGCCGATTTCGCGCTGCGCTTCCATTTGCATCCTTCAGTGAAGGCGAGCCGGCTGTCGGATGCCCGCGGCGTGATGCTGGTGCTGCCGAACCGCGACGTCTGGACCTTCGAGGCGATGGACGACAAGGTCGACCTCGAGGACAGCGTGTTCCTGGCCGGCAATGACGGCCCGCGCCGCACCTCCCAGATCGTGATCCGCCAGGACGCAAGGCAGGCCGCCACGATCCGCTGGAGCTTCGTGCGCTCCTCGACCTCGGCCACCGCCACCAACGCGCGCCGCAACGCCCGCCGCGAGCCGGAACTGCCGCTGTAGGGCGACCGAACGACTCCCGACCGTCATCCTGAGGAGCGGCGCTTACGCCGCGTCTCGAAGGATGCACGGCCCGGCTGGTGGCCGTCGACCCTTCGAGACGCGCTCCGCGCTCCTCAGGATGACGGAATTGGCTTACTCAGCTTGCTCAGTGTCATCACCCGCGCATGCGGGTGATCCAGTATTCCAGAGACGGTCGTGCTTGAGCCGATAGGCCGCGGCGTACTGGGTCGCCCGGTCGAGCCGGGCGACGACAACAGTGGATGAAGACAAAGCTTCACATCCTCCCAGGGTGACGGTTAGACAGGGCCGACCGATTTCGACCCAATCATCCGCAATTTCGGGGGAATCGGCCTCGGAGACCGGTTTCGTAGGGCACCAAACCATGCTACCCGGCTGCCTTAACAGCCAGGGATTTCCTAGAATGACCGAACAGCTTCGCCGCGTGACCCGCGCTCTGTTGTCCGTTTCCGACAAGACCGGACTGATCGATTTCGCCAGGGCGCTGGCCGACCATGGCGTCGAGTTGGTCTCGACCGGCGGCACCGCCAAAGCGATCGCGGCGGCCGGGCTGAAGGTCAAGGACGTCTCCGAACTCACCGGCTTCCCCGAGATGATGGACGGCCGGGTCAAGACACTGCATCCGAAGGTGCATGGCGGCCTGCTCGCGATCCGCGACAACAAGGAACATGCCGCGGCGATGGCCTCGCACGGCATCGCGCCGATCGACCTTCTTGTGGTCAACCTCTATCCGTTCGAGGCCACCGTCGACAAAGGCGCCGGCTTCGAGGAGTGCATCGAGAACATCGACATCGGCGGTCCCGCGATGATCCGCGCCGCCGCGAAGAACCATGACGACGTCGCCGTGGTGGTCGAGGCGCAGGATTATCAGGCCGTGCTCGACGAACTCGCCGCGCACAAGGGCGCGACCTCGCTCGGCCTGCGCCGCCGGCTCGCCGCCAAGGCCTATGCCCGCACCGGAGCCTATGACGCCGCGATCTCGAACTGGTTTGCGAAGGAGATGAAGACCGACGCGCCGGACTTCCGCGCGATCGGCGGCCGGCTGCTCCAGCCGCTGCGCTATGGCGAGAATCCGCACCAGAGCGCGGCGTTCTACGCTACGCCGGAAATGCGCCCGGGTGTCTCGACCGCACGGCAGTTGCAGGGCCGGGAACTATCCTACAACAACATCAACGACACCGATGCGGCCTATGAGTGCGTCGGCGAATTCGATCCGCAGCGCACCGCGGCCTGCGTCATCGTCAAGCACGCCAATCCCTGCGGCGTGGCCGAGGGTCCCGATCTCGCCACCGCCTATGCCCGCGCGCTCGCCTGCGATTCCACCTCGGCCTATGGCGGCATCATCGCAGTCAACCGCACGCTCGATGCGGACGCGGCACGCGCCATCATCGGCATCTTCACCGAGGTGATCATCGCGCCCGACGCAACCGAAGAGGCGATCTCGATCATCGCCGGCCGGCGCAATCTGCGCCTGCTGCTTGCGGGCGCGCTACCCGATCCGCGCGCGACCGGCCTCACCGCCAAGACCGTTGCCGGCGGCCTGCTGGTGCAGAGCCGC
It includes:
- a CDS encoding DUF1674 domain-containing protein, giving the protein MSEKSASEKSASPPEPVARKPLTPAAQRALAEAAARRKAAEELAAQEAAARPKEFQGPKGPEPTRYGDWETKGIASDF
- a CDS encoding RsmB/NOP family class I SAM-dependent RNA methyltransferase; protein product: MPPSRFAVPAEVPGLAARRIAADILDGVLHKHRTLDDQLDGAGAHPGLKSLADRDRALMRRLVSTILRKLGTLGHLLSRLLDRGIPTDAPRAQSALLIGAAQILWMDVPDHAAVDLSVRLVQSDRRAAKYAGLVNAVLRRCAREGQGLIDETSTQTLDLPQWMLARWDAHYGESTARDMALALGHEPSLDLTVKSDAPQWASRLHGETLPTGTVRTLLQGSVTMLPGFAEGHWWVQDAAAALPVRLFGDIKDKAIADLCAAPGGKTAQLALAGAHVTAIDRSPARVARLRDNLTRLALEAETVVADAAEWSAAAGSFDGILVDAPCSSTGTIRRHPDVAWLRQEGDIAALSALQKRLLQKATHLLKPGGTLVYCTCSLEPEEGEQAIAALLASEAGLRRAPVEKDEVAGLDDIITADGDLRTLPCHLPNADPRLGGLDGFYAARLVKS
- the purH gene encoding bifunctional phosphoribosylaminoimidazolecarboxamide formyltransferase/IMP cyclohydrolase; protein product: MTEQLRRVTRALLSVSDKTGLIDFARALADHGVELVSTGGTAKAIAAAGLKVKDVSELTGFPEMMDGRVKTLHPKVHGGLLAIRDNKEHAAAMASHGIAPIDLLVVNLYPFEATVDKGAGFEECIENIDIGGPAMIRAAAKNHDDVAVVVEAQDYQAVLDELAAHKGATSLGLRRRLAAKAYARTGAYDAAISNWFAKEMKTDAPDFRAIGGRLLQPLRYGENPHQSAAFYATPEMRPGVSTARQLQGRELSYNNINDTDAAYECVGEFDPQRTAACVIVKHANPCGVAEGPDLATAYARALACDSTSAYGGIIAVNRTLDADAARAIIGIFTEVIIAPDATEEAISIIAGRRNLRLLLAGALPDPRATGLTAKTVAGGLLVQSRDNAVVEDMNLKVATKRAPTDAELRDLKFAFRVAKHVKSNTIIYAKDLATVGIGAGQMSRVDSARIAARKALDAAAELKLAEPLTKGSVVASDAFFPFADGMLACIEAGATAVIQPGGSMRDDEVIKAADEHGIAMVFTGVRHFRH
- a CDS encoding thermonuclease family protein gives rise to the protein MSPYERINPYRGTGRPPFRRSPWGRRVSAALPWVFVLGIAVGSMLPIRQWVPQWVPSHWSLNRSRDTDVIWQRAGAPDARHSVDVVRTIDGDTFEARVHLAPGPDLFTRVRLRGIDAPELKASCQHELQMAEAATVALRDLLGQGDVAIYNIGPDKYQGRVVADVATKKTDNVSAALLAAGHARAYNGGHRFGWCGNLIR
- a CDS encoding heparinase II/III family protein; amino-acid sequence: MSVAQSRRISTLIAGRFARSVIARASGSTVALSRLWPGRTDRLIIAPHDLRTADATRAAEIYAGRFVFAGKIVTCHGRSIFDLEPPSEDWEAALLGFGWLRHLRAADTALTRANARSLVDDWISNQARRRPLERRADVRARRVISLLSQAPLVLGDTDGKFYRKYLRGLAREIRYLRYSILDNDGVPRLQVLIALCYASLCLANQARNIKTTTRKLSDELQRQILPDGGHISRNPGALVELLSDLLPLRQTFAARNIAPPSALLNAIDRMMPMLRFFRHGDGSFALFNGMSTAPSDLVATLLAYDDTRGVPMASMPHSGFQRLDAGTTALIIDTGPPPPPSVSQDAHAGCLSFELSSGPSRIVVNCGMPSTGRDNWRPFARSTAAHATLTYRDTSSCQFVELSAMKRLLRGAPITSGPNNVESYREAVPDGDVLTASHDGYLSRFGVIHRRVLMVSQDGTRLEGEDSLSPAPGGRIKGSEADFALRFHLHPSVKASRLSDARGVMLVLPNRDVWTFEAMDDKVDLEDSVFLAGNDGPRRTSQIVIRQDARQAATIRWSFVRSSTSATATNARRNARREPELPL
- a CDS encoding DNA topoisomerase IB, giving the protein MMDQQNIAAVRPMSADPAVALAKALGQWPKRPQAKLQPPRAKLNLDAPIKTSVEDLARDLGLRLGDQNELTIRRIKRGKNYSFVRANGSRVRDARTIRRLHAMAVPPAYRQVRYSSDPSSHLQAVGRDAAGRLQYRYHADWEKVREQRKAHRLAKLVAALPKIRRKVSAFLSGEEPTREFALSAVIELIARTAIRPGNESYARLNGTRGATTLLKSNVTLEDDSLVLTFKAKGGKAVRKECDAAKLVRAIGILRGVPGKRMFQYHDRSGVVRAASTTAVNAFLREIAGIKISLKDFRTLMASAVVVESLSRITPATSQRGRKRQVLDAIRAAADQLSNTPAICRKSYVHDTIVTAFEDGILERFAATMGGYRTQSKREQLLAQVVMAAGA
- a CDS encoding L,D-transpeptidase, producing MSLKVAVALAATLGAVVSMSQTAEARPEMVGMHGDAYEPGTIVVKTNERRLYLILDSGHAVRYPVGVGKSGKQWAGTTRIDGKYRYPAWSPPAEVKRDKPSIPNVIAGGSPANPMGVAAMTLTGGEYAIHGTNRPGSVGGFVSYGCIRMLNDDITDLYSRVSVGTTVVVTR
- the acs gene encoding acetate--CoA ligase; translation: MSEKIYDVSADWAKRAYVNDAKYREMYARSVKDPNGFWAEHGKRIDWIKPFSKVENVSFAPGNISIKWFEDGVLNVAWNCIDRHLEKRGDQTAIIWEGDDPSESRHITYRQLHDEVCKMANILRTRNVKKGDRVTIYLPMIPEAAYAMLACARIGAIHSVVFGGFSPDSLAQRIKDCDSKVVITADEGLRGGKKVPLKANVDAAIAKTGGVDWVVVVKRTGGKIEMNPTRDLWYHEAAEMVTTECPAEHMHAEDPLFILYTSGSTGTPKGVLHTSGGYLVFASMTHQYVFDYHDGDIYWCTADVGWVTGHSYILYGPLCNGATTLMFEGVPNYPDNSRFWNVVDKHKVNIFYTAPTAIRALMQGGDEPVKKTSRQSLRLLGSVGEPINPEAWEWYYRVVGDERCPIVDTWWQTETGGILITPLPGATKLKPGSATRPFFGVVPEIVDADGKTLEGETSGNLCLTKSWPGQMRTVYGDHARFEQTYFSTYKNKYFTGDGCRRDADGYYWITGRVDDVINVSGHRMGTAEVESSLVAHEAVSEAAVVGYPHDIKGQGIYAYVTLMKGTEPTEALRKELVAWVRKDIGPIASPDLIQFAPGLPKTRSGKIMRRILRKIAEDEPSSLGDTSTLADPAVVDDLVENRQNKK
- a CDS encoding EVE domain-containing protein — protein: MNYWLVKSEPSVWSWDQQVAKGAKGEAWTGVRNFTARQNLVNMKKGDKAFFYHSNEGKEIVGIAEIIKEAYPDPTDKTGKFVCVDIKADKPLKTPVTMAAIKADKKLADMALVKYSRLSVQPVTAEEWKYVCKMGGL